Within the Fusarium keratoplasticum isolate Fu6.1 chromosome 1, whole genome shotgun sequence genome, the region ACCAAGCGAGGTCATCGGGATTGGGGTCTTTTGGTTGGTGATCGCATCAAGCGCACCTTGAGACGTTCACCCCCAGCCCCCTCAACACGCCGGGCCTCCTTTGTGGATGGAGAGGCTACTgcccctcttcttcccagcAAGGTGATCCCAACGAAGCACAGCCATGAGCCCTATGGTCAGCACAAGGAGAGCGTTTTTACTCGCCAGAccgtcatcaacctccttgcTTATTCGTTCCTGGCCTTCCACTCCGTTGCCTATGACCAGGTCCTCAGCGTCTTCCTGTACCACCCGGTTGAGGACAAGACCCCCGACAACTTCAAGTTCCCGTTCTACTTTTCTGGAGGATTTGGGTTGGAACACGGCCAGATCGGTTTGATCTTCACGTTGTATGGCATCGTCTGTGGTGTGATCCAGTTCCTGCTCTACCCTCCGATCGTGACTCGGTTCGGCGTTCTGCGATGCTTTAGAGTTTGCTGTAAGTCATGAGCGTCATACAAAGTGTGATTTGATACTAATCTCTCATAGGTCTTCTCATGCCCCTTGTGTACTTCCTCACCCCGTACTGCGTGCTCTTCCCAACGGCACAGTCCCGGCTCATCGCCCTCTTGGTTGTTTTGCTGATCAAGGCGGCTGCTATTATTGTTGCCTTCCCCTCGACAACGATCCTCCTCACCAACTCTTGTACCTCGCTCCGCGTGCTGGGCACCCTGAATGGATACGCCACCACCTTCAGCGGCATCGGCCGAGCCCTAGGTCCGGCCTCGACGGGCGCCGTCTTTACCTGGGGCGCTGACAACGGCTACATGGTCACACCTTGGTTCTACCTCATGTTTGTGGCTATTCTCGGTGCCATCCCAGCGTATATGGCCGTTGATGGCAAGGGTCCTACTGCCTCGGCAGAGAGCAGTGATGCCGAAGATGGCGAGTCTACGGATTCCAGCACGCTACTGCTGCCGGACGACTCTGCGATAGCTTCGGATTCTGAAGATGAGGATTTTCAGCCCTCGAGCAAGGGCAAGTCGCAGCAGAGCTACGGAACCATGAATGGAGAGAGAAACTAGGGGTCCTTGTGACGAAAAATTCAAAAGGGGTGAATGTCTGAGTGCTGTGGAAGAAGGATGCCGATATTTGGCACATCAACTTTGTTGCATAGGTAGGGAGCTAGGAAAGGGATTTCAAGTACACTTACCTAGGTATCTATTCTGATTTGATGAGATTATAAAAGAACCTCATCTAAGGCTTAATATAGGgattaaataaataagagattTTATCTA harbors:
- a CDS encoding MFS domain-containing protein produces the protein MTMTTKDKPKLPVQQLAILAVARIAEPMAYTSVFPYLPSMVKSFGVKTNKVARWAGITSGVFSIAQSITAVGWGKASDTYGRKPTIITGLLSTMVCFVIWGMSTSLPMAIIVRAIQGGGNGNVGIIRTMVAEMVPERELQPRAFSIMPLVWSLGSVIGPSFGGFFAEPAKQYPAIFGNIEFFKRFPFALPNLVLTIFFLISATSATLFLHETLPTKRGHRDWGLLVGDRIKRTLRRSPPAPSTRRASFVDGEATAPLLPSKVIPTKHSHEPYGQHKESVFTRQTVINLLAYSFLAFHSVAYDQVLSVFLYHPVEDKTPDNFKFPFYFSGGFGLEHGQIGLIFTLYGIVCGVIQFLLYPPIVTRFGVLRCFRVCCLLMPLVYFLTPYCVLFPTAQSRLIALLVVLLIKAAAIIVAFPSTTILLTNSCTSLRVLGTLNGYATTFSGIGRALGPASTGAVFTWGADNGYMVTPWFYLMFVAILGAIPAYMAVDGKGPTASAESSDAEDGESTDSSTLLLPDDSAIASDSEDEDFQPSSKGKSQQSYGTMNGERN